A window of the Gemmatirosa kalamazoonensis genome harbors these coding sequences:
- the recN gene encoding DNA repair protein RecN, with amino-acid sequence MLTELRIKNFAIIESLTLPLARGFNVLSGETGAGKSIIVGALGLLLGERASADLIRTGTDRASVEGVFDTTDRPDLARLLDERGVEVEEQTVVLKREIAAGGRARAWINGTTVTAGVLAEVGRLLVNLHGQHEAQTLLDGDSQRRILDAFGGATAQAERVRTAADTLHTLRDEMRTLARRRAEAERRADYLRHVVQEIEGARLTIGEDDRLEEEARRLEHAEELRSLAGGAHELLEGSEDAVLAALAQLHKALGSLQRIDPSLGRLQELYDGAFYSLEELSRELEEYEGRVELDPDRLEEVQRRRDLLFRLCKKYGPGLGEVIETGRTAREELDLVDSAGFDLKSLEQREAAAREELVAEAATLSEMRRAAAERLSAAVEAVLPDLGMADGRLRVELPPRGEPAATGAEDVEFRVALNLGHDARPLARVASGGELSRVMLALKTILARLDGVPTLVFDEVDAGIGGRVGLMVGETMRRVAQHHQVFAISHLPQLAARAHHHILVAKGAKGGVTTADVRVLAGDERVVEVARMLGGDPESQVSRAHARELLDTAAVDTAKLQKPAAPEPSLAAAAPRRRR; translated from the coding sequence ATGCTGACCGAGCTCCGGATCAAGAACTTCGCCATCATCGAGTCGCTCACGCTGCCGCTGGCGCGTGGGTTCAACGTGCTGTCCGGCGAGACCGGTGCGGGCAAGTCGATCATCGTCGGCGCGCTCGGCCTGCTGCTCGGCGAGCGCGCGAGCGCGGACCTGATCCGCACCGGCACCGACCGGGCATCGGTCGAGGGTGTGTTCGACACCACGGACCGGCCGGATCTCGCGCGGCTGCTCGACGAGCGTGGCGTGGAGGTCGAGGAGCAGACGGTCGTGCTGAAGCGCGAGATCGCCGCCGGCGGACGCGCGCGCGCGTGGATCAACGGCACCACCGTCACGGCGGGCGTGCTCGCCGAGGTCGGGCGGCTGCTCGTGAACCTGCACGGCCAGCACGAGGCGCAGACGCTGCTCGACGGCGACTCGCAGCGGCGTATCCTCGACGCGTTCGGCGGCGCCACCGCGCAGGCGGAGCGCGTGCGCACCGCCGCCGACACGCTGCACACGCTGCGCGACGAGATGCGCACGCTCGCCCGCCGACGCGCCGAGGCGGAGCGGCGCGCCGACTACCTGCGCCACGTCGTGCAGGAGATCGAGGGCGCCCGCCTAACGATCGGCGAGGACGACCGGCTCGAGGAGGAGGCACGGCGGCTGGAGCACGCCGAGGAGCTGCGGTCGCTCGCCGGCGGTGCGCACGAGCTGCTCGAGGGCAGCGAGGACGCGGTGCTCGCCGCGCTCGCGCAGCTCCACAAGGCGCTCGGCTCGCTGCAGCGCATCGACCCGTCGTTAGGCCGCCTGCAGGAGCTGTACGACGGCGCGTTCTACTCGCTCGAGGAGCTGTCGCGCGAGCTCGAGGAGTACGAGGGACGCGTGGAGCTCGATCCCGATCGGCTCGAGGAAGTGCAGCGCCGCCGCGACCTGCTGTTCCGGCTGTGCAAGAAGTACGGCCCCGGGCTGGGTGAGGTGATCGAGACCGGCCGGACGGCGCGCGAGGAGCTCGACCTCGTCGACTCCGCGGGCTTCGACCTCAAGTCGCTGGAGCAGCGCGAGGCCGCCGCGCGCGAGGAGCTCGTCGCCGAGGCGGCAACGCTCTCGGAGATGCGGCGCGCCGCCGCGGAGCGGCTGTCGGCCGCGGTGGAGGCGGTGCTGCCGGACCTCGGCATGGCGGACGGCCGTCTACGCGTGGAGCTGCCGCCGCGCGGCGAGCCGGCGGCGACCGGCGCCGAGGACGTGGAGTTCCGCGTCGCGCTGAACCTCGGGCACGACGCGCGGCCGCTCGCGCGCGTCGCGTCGGGCGGCGAGCTGTCGCGCGTGATGCTCGCGCTGAAGACGATCCTCGCGCGGCTCGACGGCGTGCCGACGCTCGTCTTCGACGAGGTGGACGCGGGGATCGGCGGCCGCGTCGGGCTCATGGTCGGCGAGACCATGCGGCGCGTCGCGCAGCACCATCAGGTGTTCGCGATCTCGCACCTGCCGCAGCTCGCCGCACGCGCGCATCACCACATCCTCGTCGCGAAGGGCGCGAAGGGCGGCGTCACGACGGCCGACGTCCGCGTGCTCGCCGGCGACGAGCGGGTCGTCGAGGTGGCGCGCATGCTCGGCGGCGATCCGGAGAGCCAGGTGAGCCGCGCCCACGCCCGCGAGCTGCTCGACACTGCCGCGGTGGACACGGCGAAGCTGCAGAAGCCCGCAGCGCCAGAGCCGTCGCTCGCCGCTGCCGCGCCGCGGCGACGCCGCTAG